ATCAATCATTCGGGTCTCTGATTTATTCCTTCGCGCTGGTTAAGGGACAGACTTTAAACCTACAGACaattattttacaaagtaattcCACAAATCAACTGCCATTTCATCCATAACACATAATACGAATGAGAGAATCTGTGGAAACGGCCACAATTAATGTTCTACTTCCAAACACCTTCAAGAAAGAAGGTAATCGCAAGAAAAACTGCTAGGCCGTATGATTTGTGGACAGTTATGTATTAGAAAAAGACATTTCCCCGCACTACAAACTGgaatgaatgcatttttacaCAACCCTAAGGCAATGTAAAAGATTTATTCATGTTCCTGTCAGTAATGGGTAAATGTGCACGTGTGAAAGGTCAGTGACACGCTTTCGAGTCCTGGATATAAAAGGCAAGGTCAATACACAGCACAACACTGGCAGATTGACATTTTTAGATGCAAGCATAACAGACCAGTGTCAAATAaagcatttgatttattttgtataaaaaaaaggtacgatttacaatattacttttataaaaaGTCTCAGCATACAGCATAACACTTTGCAGATACTGACAGTCCAATTTCTGCAACTATACAAGATAAAACTCTGAGAGTTCACAAGGTTTCATCATGTCATTTTCACCGTCCAGTCCTTCATGTGCCAAAAGAATTGACAAAAACAGACTTTAACTTTGTACAGTAACTAACCACGTCTTCTCCTATTCACACGGTCttcacaaagagaaaaaaaaaaaaaaaaaaaaaaaaaaaaggtaagacTTCTTCTCAATGCAGAGAAAAGGTTCCTTGTGATCATTTACAGGTTTCCCTCCTATTTTCAGGGAATATAGTGCTTCTTCCTCTTGAAGAAAGGACCAAATAAGTCTTTTAAGAAGATAAATAATCAATGTCCGAACTTATAACACATCACATGGATTGTCCTTTTAGAAGCAAAAAAAGTCTCTTGATTCAATTAcaggaaagaaagaagaaaaaaaaaaaaaaactccagacTGAGAACAGAAATCGGAGGAAAAGCCAGTTCCCAGGTCCTGTGTGTTCTTGTGTCTTAACCAAACACCTGCAAAAGATTGAGAAAGAGGCGCATTTAGAGAATGCAAACAGGGCAGAGATCCGGACAGCCTGGCGCCAGAGAGGAAGCCGCAGTTTGAACATTTAACCAAACACTCAGAGACTGAGCAAAACCCTGGGCTCCAGATGTACACGAGCACAACATTCAACCTCAACTgatgcttattacacacacttTACACAACTTTACAGACTGTGGGACACAACGGTCCTTATCAAATGTGATTTGACGGTCTTAATTAAATACCATAAAATAGTCTTTTACAGCATATAATACAAGGCTCATCAAAACCAGTGTGTTCAAGATCATTTACCTGATTAACGGTAAAGTGTCCTGCTGTCCTCTGTGATCAAGTCTGATTGAAACTCAGGTGTCTAAtgggacaaaaaacaaaaagtccaGTTATTTGCTGTCAGACTTGCACATAAACATGCAACACATCAATGAAGCTTTAAAATCTacattagatagatagatagatagatagatagatagatagatagatagatagatagatagatagatagatagatagatagatagatagatagatagatagatagatagatagatagatagatagatagatagatagatagatagatagatcgatctatctatctatctatctatctatcgtttatAAGGGCATTCACCTGTAATGAGAGGATGCTGATGTCTGTGTTGAGTGTTGTCAGGGGTGTTCTGGATGTCCCCTGCCCTGCTCGCGGGTGATGCAGGCTGGTGATAGCCGAATTCGAGTCAAGTGCGATCTGCAGGTCCAGGATATAATCGATGACATGCTGCAGGATTTCCATTTTGCTCACGTTCTTGTTCTGCGGGATACTCGGCACCAGTTCCTTCAGTTTCGAGTAGCAGTCGTTCATGTTGTACAGCAGGCTCAGGGGATCGTCCACGGGGGTCTTGCTCCGTGAGATTCCCAGACTGTGCTCCGTCACATTCGCGCTACTTTTCCGGAAAGACCTCACTGGGCTTACTGCCTTCATGTTGACAGCTCTGTGAGAAACGGTTTCGTTGGAAGAATCGCTTTTGTGTTCGAGATTTCCTCTTTGCACTGGGCTGTTGAAGCAAACGCAGTGGATTAGCGAGCTGTCATCGCTGTATATATACGCCCTGCTAGGTGGGTTGTTCACGCGCTGGTTTGGATTGCGCTCATTGGTGGGAACGGCCGCGTCAATCATCGCCTTAGCGCTACGCTATTGGTCGCTGTGCCGAGCGATCAAGACCCGCCCATTTTTTCCGCGTTCTTAACCAGTGAAAGCGCGTGTTTAGGGTGGCGCTGACTGCTTTCAGCTTCCACTGATAATTTCTCAAATCAGTGTACCTGTTTCCGATCAAGAGAATTAGGGTCTTGGAAGTATAAGGTTGTTTTCACGCCTAGTGTAACAGTCAAAATGTATCAAAACAAGCTTAGACTGATTTATGCTGGACATCCTACATTATAGGCTACGTAGCCTAAGATGTAGGCTaaacagatattttttataGGATATATCTATATAATGCAGCTTATGAAACTTACAAACCCCAGGTAAGCCTTAGTAGCCTTTAAATAGGCAGGAACTTAACATGTGTTGCTATTTTCCAACACATTTCAtgttattgcttttattttcatctttttttctttgtaaacaCTATTCAAAAGATCAACATTTACCTCAAAGCCAGTGACATTATCGCAGCCGTACTTTCAGGGTTTTTATAGCCTAAGTCACTTGACCTAGTATGGATCCCCATTACAATATTTTTCTCCAAAATTGTGCCCACTCACTCAgaagccattaaaaaaaaaaaaaaaaatcaattagcCTAAGTTAAAAACCAGTAGTGGTGGTGTTTATCTATGGAGTTTGCTGTGGATGGACCTAACATGATGCTTTAAGTATGTACTTTCTGCAGTTGGTGGTGTGCCCAGTGTTTGTTTATACACATCATGACTGCGAGGGATTACTGAAGCAGTCTTTAGGCCTGTGGTGAGAGTCGTTTAAAAGATGTAATAGTGATGACAGGAGCAAGAATGCGCGCGGCATTTTGATAGACGCGCAGGAATCAATTACCGGGAAAGTGTACTGTAAGTTTTAACGTGAAACTGCACAGCTGCATCTGAAGTGAAAATGCATTCTTCATGGGTCTGGGAAGAATATTTTTATCCTGACACGGattatattaccattttttagaAACCAATTTTGGCAGCCTATAGCGCGAGAGCGGTGgcaaaactagaaaaaaaaagaagctctTTGTTTACACATGCTAAGTAACAATGGAGACAAAGATTTCCTGGTTGCTTGTGCATATCCGAGTAAACAGATGTTTGCGGAGATGCGTCGGAATGCAGTCGTGCTGATGTGTCGGAATGCACCTCATACATTCTCATTATCACTCCTTAGAAAATGAAGTAGCGTACTTGTAAGATACCTCCAGGTCGACGCATTTtcaatagctttttttttttaaggaaatctTTGCAACAAAAACTGCTTTCAGCGCGCGCAGGACTTGACACATAAGAGCTTTGTGGTCTCGTCCGCATCTGCCGCAACTGGCTTTTTCCATTTTCTCCCtcgtccttttttttttgttctcacAGCTGTGTACATTTCGCATGACACCCTGACTGATCCCTGACAGGTGATGAATTGGCACCAAGCAAAGCAGCACTACAGAGCAGCGCCGCGAGCTCGCGCTCTCGCAGACTCTCTGGCGCCAGCCccgtgacgtcacccattcaCAGCGGCCCTCCAGCCAGTCCTCGCGGCGCCGTCCAGGCGGCTGCTATGGAGACGGGGGCAGTTAGTTAGCGCCGGTTCTCAGCTGATCAATGGGGCCCGGGCGCTGAGAGATCGGAGTTCAGTTCGTCACCTCAGGTCTCCTGCGCTCCGAGGCTCGCACACCTGCATCGATTTGCATTTCTTTGCTTACGTTTAACTTGGAGGACTCCTCGCCCCTTTTGAAACATTCTAGACTTTGAAACGAACGTAATATAGAAAGAGTAACCTTAAGTTACCTCAACTTTATCTCTATGTGCCTGAGGTAGAACGTATTTTCAGTTAGTCATGCATTATTATGgattaaaaaagaagaagcgCCTTCATTTAAATGGGTCATCCGTTAAAAGCTCAAGCGAAACaacagaattgcgaattatggggtggttttaaaagaaaaaaaactacttgTGAGGCTATTTTACACTCAAGTAGAAATACATTTCAAACGCTCCATGACCACAGACTGCGATAAACAAAAGTTTGCCCGATGAACCATAGCAACAGTAGGCTAGTCGCTCCAAT
This window of the Ctenopharyngodon idella isolate HZGC_01 chromosome 17, HZGC01, whole genome shotgun sequence genome carries:
- the LOC127498253 gene encoding DNA-binding protein inhibitor ID-2-like, with protein sequence MIDAAVPTNERNPNQRVNNPPSRAYIYSDDSSLIHCVCFNSPVQRGNLEHKSDSSNETVSHRAVNMKAVSPVRSFRKSSANVTEHSLGISRSKTPVDDPLSLLYNMNDCYSKLKELVPSIPQNKNVSKMEILQHVIDYILDLQIALDSNSAITSLHHPRAGQGTSRTPLTTLNTDISILSLQTPEFQSDLITEDSRTLYR